One genomic region from Streptomyces sp. NBC_00457 encodes:
- a CDS encoding peptide ABC transporter substrate-binding protein, producing the protein MSPARTRLVAGAVVSASTLLLAGCSGASDSPSASRDAINYALPANFTPNWILPIGTAAHLNTNNRSIADSLWERLVAYDGSTGKIAWNKKASIATAADFAADSKSVTITLGNRHWSDGKPITSRDVQFWFDLIKANKAEWAGYTPGQAPDAWTSFKTVDDRRFTITFDRAYNPQWMLANELSEITPLPQHAWDKGGDAKQVWKNLNDAAKNISGYASDPLWKVISGPYAVKSFSTAGKVVLTANKKYDGGEKPGISTVNLLPFTTADAEKNALRSGSVDYGYIEATDLDQKESFTAQGYEVKPWSGWAITYMPYNFNNPAMGAVFKQLYARQAVQHSIDQASLAKVVLNGTAVVGYGPIPQGQASDFVAPEQKNNPYPFSTDTARNLLTEHGWTEQGGVMTCTEPAKCGEGVAEGTKFEMQVLSQSGSTVTDNMMSAIQSSLAKTGIKFSIKTAPVNSVLSQTPQCTSDQPICKWQLSFFGTAGSWYFNAFPTGDSLFQSKGGSNFGNYSNPEVDKLISASTTSSSNQAIQDYSAALAKDLPVIWLPEPVYQVSVVKNGLGGFSQDSLANFHPAQWKWTS; encoded by the coding sequence ATGTCCCCCGCTCGCACGAGGCTTGTCGCCGGTGCCGTCGTCTCCGCGAGCACGCTGCTGCTCGCGGGCTGCTCCGGGGCGAGCGACAGCCCGTCCGCGTCACGCGACGCCATCAACTACGCGCTGCCCGCGAACTTCACGCCGAACTGGATCCTGCCGATCGGCACGGCGGCGCATCTGAACACCAACAACCGTTCCATCGCGGACAGTCTGTGGGAGCGGCTCGTCGCCTACGACGGTTCCACCGGCAAGATCGCGTGGAACAAGAAGGCGTCCATCGCCACCGCCGCCGACTTCGCCGCCGACTCAAAGAGCGTCACCATCACGCTCGGCAACCGGCATTGGAGCGACGGCAAGCCCATCACCTCCCGCGATGTCCAGTTCTGGTTCGACCTCATCAAGGCGAACAAGGCGGAGTGGGCGGGCTACACGCCGGGCCAGGCGCCGGACGCCTGGACGTCCTTCAAGACCGTCGACGACCGCCGCTTCACGATCACGTTCGACCGGGCCTACAACCCCCAGTGGATGCTGGCCAACGAGCTGAGCGAGATCACGCCGCTGCCGCAGCACGCCTGGGACAAGGGCGGCGACGCCAAGCAGGTGTGGAAGAACCTCAACGACGCCGCGAAGAACATCTCCGGCTACGCGAGCGACCCGCTCTGGAAGGTCATCAGCGGCCCGTACGCGGTGAAGTCCTTCTCGACCGCCGGCAAGGTCGTCCTCACCGCGAACAAGAAGTACGACGGCGGCGAGAAGCCCGGCATCTCCACGGTCAACCTGCTGCCCTTCACCACCGCGGACGCCGAGAAGAACGCACTGCGCTCGGGCAGTGTCGACTACGGCTACATCGAGGCGACCGACCTCGACCAGAAGGAGAGCTTCACCGCGCAGGGCTACGAGGTGAAGCCGTGGTCGGGCTGGGCGATCACCTATATGCCGTACAACTTCAACAACCCGGCGATGGGCGCGGTGTTCAAGCAGCTGTACGCCCGGCAAGCCGTGCAGCACTCGATCGACCAGGCGAGTCTGGCGAAGGTCGTCCTCAACGGCACGGCGGTCGTCGGATACGGCCCCATTCCGCAGGGACAGGCCTCCGACTTCGTCGCGCCGGAGCAGAAGAACAACCCGTACCCGTTTTCCACGGACACGGCACGCAACCTCCTCACCGAGCACGGCTGGACCGAGCAGGGCGGTGTGATGACCTGCACCGAACCGGCGAAGTGCGGTGAAGGCGTCGCCGAGGGAACGAAGTTCGAGATGCAGGTGCTGTCGCAGTCCGGCTCGACGGTGACGGACAACATGATGAGCGCGATCCAGTCCTCGCTCGCGAAGACCGGCATCAAGTTCTCGATCAAGACCGCGCCGGTCAACTCGGTGCTGTCGCAGACCCCGCAGTGCACGTCCGACCAGCCGATCTGCAAGTGGCAGCTGTCCTTCTTCGGTACGGCGGGCAGCTGGTACTTCAACGCCTTCCCGACCGGCGACTCGCTCTTCCAGTCCAAGGGCGGCTCGAACTTCGGCAACTACTCCAACCCCGAGGTCGACAAGCTCATCTCCGCCTCGACGACGTCGAGTTCGAACCAGGCGATCCAGGACTACAGCGCGGCCCTGGCCAAGGACCTGCCGGTGATCTGGCTGCCGGAGCCGGTCTACCAGGTCTCGGTCGTCAAGAACGGTCTCGGCGGGTTCTCCCAGGACTCGCTCGCCAACTTCCACCCGGCGCAGTGGAAGTGGACCAGCTGA
- a CDS encoding ABC transporter ATP-binding protein, with protein MSGILDIEHLDVTFSTETGDVPAVCDVSLCVRPGETLALVGESGSGKSTVALAAMGLLPGTARTSGRVTINGTDVVSASEAELARLRGRIASMVFQEPATALDPLTRVGRQIAEVVRNHRPVSAKEAAREAVELLRRVGIPEPERRASAFPFQLSGGQRQRVVIAMAIANSPDLLIADEPTTALDVTVQAEILDLLRELAADSGTGVLLVTHNMGVVADFADRVAVMLRGEIVETGPVEDVLLRPTHEYTRRLLAAVPRLAVTEPDEVKAPVEAGAAVVELRDVTVDFGRGRRGVRALEDVSVTVGAGETVGLVGESGSGKSTAARVALGLVPPTSGSVALFGTDLGRTKGRARRALLSGIGLVLQDPVASLDARMSVAECVAEPLRVHRRGMTAAERRARVADVLELVRLPSKLMQRGPRELSGGQRQRVSLARALVLEPRLLVADEPTSALDVSVQRTVLEVIAELQAELGFACLFVSHDLAVVQEFAGRVVVMRAGRVEEQGPTMSTLLRPETEYTRRLIAAVPVPDPVLQRQRRAALGAGA; from the coding sequence ATGAGCGGCATTCTCGACATCGAGCATCTGGACGTGACGTTCTCCACCGAGACAGGTGACGTTCCCGCGGTCTGTGACGTATCACTGTGCGTACGGCCGGGTGAGACCCTCGCCCTCGTCGGGGAGTCCGGTTCCGGCAAGTCGACTGTGGCGCTCGCGGCGATGGGACTCCTGCCGGGCACCGCACGGACATCGGGCCGGGTGACCATCAACGGCACGGACGTCGTCAGCGCGTCCGAAGCCGAACTCGCCCGGCTGCGCGGCCGTATCGCGTCCATGGTCTTCCAGGAGCCCGCGACCGCCCTCGACCCCCTGACCCGTGTCGGCAGGCAGATAGCGGAAGTCGTACGCAACCACCGTCCCGTCTCCGCGAAGGAGGCAGCCCGCGAGGCGGTCGAGCTGCTGCGTCGGGTCGGCATTCCCGAGCCGGAGCGGCGGGCGTCGGCGTTTCCGTTCCAGTTGTCCGGCGGGCAGCGGCAGCGGGTGGTCATCGCCATGGCGATCGCCAATTCGCCGGACCTGCTGATCGCGGACGAGCCGACGACCGCGCTGGACGTCACCGTGCAGGCCGAGATCCTCGATCTGCTACGGGAGTTGGCGGCCGACTCGGGTACCGGCGTGCTGCTGGTCACGCACAACATGGGCGTGGTCGCCGACTTCGCCGACCGGGTCGCCGTGATGCTGCGGGGCGAGATCGTGGAGACGGGGCCGGTGGAGGACGTACTGCTGCGGCCGACGCACGAGTACACGCGACGGCTGCTGGCGGCGGTGCCGAGGCTGGCGGTGACCGAGCCCGATGAGGTGAAGGCTCCGGTGGAGGCGGGCGCGGCGGTGGTCGAACTCCGGGACGTGACCGTCGACTTCGGCCGCGGACGTCGTGGCGTACGGGCGCTTGAGGACGTGTCGGTCACGGTCGGGGCGGGCGAGACGGTGGGGCTGGTCGGCGAGTCGGGGTCCGGGAAGTCGACGGCCGCCCGGGTGGCGCTGGGCCTGGTGCCGCCCACCTCCGGTTCGGTCGCCCTGTTCGGCACCGACCTGGGCAGGACGAAGGGGCGGGCGCGCCGGGCCCTGTTGTCCGGGATCGGCCTGGTGCTCCAGGACCCCGTGGCCTCACTGGACGCCCGGATGAGCGTCGCGGAGTGCGTGGCCGAGCCGCTGCGGGTGCACCGCCGGGGTATGACGGCGGCCGAACGGCGGGCCCGGGTCGCGGACGTACTCGAACTCGTCCGGCTGCCCAGCAAGTTGATGCAACGGGGTCCGCGGGAGCTGTCCGGCGGGCAGCGGCAGCGGGTGAGTCTCGCCCGGGCCCTGGTGCTGGAGCCGCGGCTGCTGGTGGCGGACGAGCCGACCAGCGCCCTCGATGTGAGCGTGCAGCGGACGGTGCTCGAGGTGATCGCCGAGTTGCAGGCCGAGTTGGGGTTCGCCTGTCTGTTCGTGTCGCACGATCTGGCGGTGGTGCAGGAGTTCGCGGGGCGGGTCGTCGTGATGCGGGCGGGGCGGGTGGAGGAGCAGGGGCCGACCATGTCGACGCTGCTGCGTCCGGAGACCGAGTACACGCGCCGGCTCATCGCGGCTGTCCCCGTGCCGGATCCGGTGCTGCAACGGCAGCGCAGGGCCGCACTCGGAGCCGGCGCGTGA
- a CDS encoding ABC transporter permease, producing METVLFLTRRLLQSLAVILIVTIVVFCLLHALPGGPARGILGPQATAEQIAAFNHEQGLDRSLPVQYVYYLGNLLQGDLGTSFTLNEAVSRLIEQRLPKTLVLTVLSALVGLLLAVPLGMWQAVRRNKPTDYVITTLSFVAYSTPVYFLGLVLILLFTQTLRWFPSQAPQGDTLAQVFADPAALVLPVVTGAASMVAVFSRYMRGATLENLSEDYVRTARAGGARQRAILFRHVLRNSLTPVVAMLGYYVPVLFGGALVVEQLFNYPGMGLLFWSAAQSSDYPVLLGCVLVISVATVVGSLLADVVQRVVDPRVKVGGV from the coding sequence ATGGAGACCGTCCTCTTCCTGACCCGTCGGCTGCTCCAGTCCCTGGCCGTCATCCTGATCGTCACGATCGTCGTCTTCTGTCTGCTGCACGCACTGCCCGGGGGTCCCGCACGCGGGATCCTCGGCCCGCAGGCGACGGCCGAGCAGATCGCCGCGTTCAACCACGAGCAGGGCCTGGACCGCTCGCTGCCCGTCCAGTACGTCTACTACCTGGGCAATCTGCTCCAGGGCGACCTCGGCACCTCGTTCACCCTCAACGAAGCGGTCTCCCGGCTGATCGAGCAACGTCTGCCGAAGACCCTGGTGCTGACCGTGCTCTCCGCACTGGTCGGGCTGCTGCTCGCGGTCCCGCTCGGGATGTGGCAGGCGGTGCGGCGCAACAAGCCGACGGACTACGTCATCACCACGCTGAGCTTCGTCGCGTACTCGACGCCGGTCTACTTCCTGGGCCTCGTGCTGATCCTGCTCTTCACCCAGACCTTGCGCTGGTTCCCCTCCCAGGCGCCCCAAGGGGACACGCTGGCCCAGGTGTTCGCGGATCCGGCCGCGCTGGTGCTTCCGGTGGTCACGGGCGCTGCCTCCATGGTGGCCGTGTTCAGCCGGTACATGCGGGGGGCGACGCTGGAGAACCTCTCCGAGGACTACGTCCGCACCGCGCGGGCGGGTGGTGCGCGGCAGCGGGCGATCCTCTTCCGGCATGTGCTGCGGAACTCGCTGACGCCGGTGGTGGCGATGCTCGGGTACTACGTGCCGGTGCTGTTCGGCGGTGCGCTGGTTGTTGAGCAGCTGTTCAACTACCCCGGTATGGGGTTGCTGTTCTGGAGTGCGGCGCAGTCCTCGGACTATCCGGTGCTGTTGGGGTGCGTTCTTGTCATTTCTGTGGCGACGGTTGTGGGGTCGTTGCTTGCGGATGTCGTTCAGCGGGTTGTGGATCCGCGGGTGAAGGTGGGTGGGGTGTGA
- a CDS encoding ROK family protein produces MTAVAGIDIGGTTTQVVLCAPDLGVLDRLGVPTPAAEGGTAMIGAALDALRRLLDRTPAKLLGVGVGAAGVVDARAGRILVASDSFRGWAGFAVTAAVERALGVPAFLDNDVNAFLRGEVAKGAAMGGTHVLGMTLGTGVGGALWLDGALYDGPRGAAGEIGHVPGFGDLPCTCGGRGHLETVASGRAIAARYGARTAREVAQAAHRGDPDALAAYETAGTAVARALLITAGLLDVTTCVIGGGVARTWPLLDPPIRTALAAEPPVSGHPLHVLPARLGEDAAAIGAAARAGAELGVGTPV; encoded by the coding sequence GTGACGGCGGTCGCCGGCATCGACATCGGCGGGACGACCACCCAGGTGGTGCTGTGCGCACCGGACCTCGGCGTCCTCGACCGTCTCGGGGTGCCGACGCCCGCGGCCGAGGGCGGTACGGCGATGATCGGCGCCGCGCTCGACGCGCTACGGCGGCTGCTCGACCGTACGCCCGCGAAGTTGCTCGGCGTCGGAGTCGGCGCCGCGGGTGTCGTGGACGCGCGGGCCGGGCGGATCCTCGTCGCGAGCGATTCCTTCCGGGGCTGGGCGGGTTTCGCGGTGACGGCGGCGGTCGAGCGGGCGCTGGGTGTCCCGGCGTTCCTCGACAACGACGTCAACGCCTTCCTGCGCGGGGAGGTCGCGAAGGGCGCGGCCATGGGCGGGACCCATGTCCTCGGGATGACCCTCGGCACCGGGGTCGGCGGGGCGCTGTGGCTGGACGGTGCGCTGTACGACGGCCCGCGCGGCGCGGCCGGCGAGATCGGCCACGTTCCCGGCTTCGGCGACCTGCCGTGCACCTGCGGTGGCCGGGGTCACCTGGAGACCGTGGCCTCGGGCCGGGCGATCGCCGCTCGCTACGGCGCCCGCACGGCCCGCGAGGTGGCCCAGGCCGCCCACCGGGGCGACCCCGACGCGCTCGCCGCATACGAGACGGCCGGTACGGCGGTGGCCCGGGCGCTGCTGATCACCGCGGGCCTGCTGGACGTCACCACCTGCGTGATCGGCGGCGGAGTCGCCCGCACCTGGCCCCTCCTCGACCCGCCCATCCGCACCGCCCTCGCCGCCGAACCCCCCGTCAGCGGCCACCCGCTCCACGTCCTGCCCGCCCGCCTGGGCGAGGACGCGGCAGCGATCGGCGCGGCGGCCCGGGCGGGAGCGGAACTGGGGGTGGGCACGCCGGTGTAG
- a CDS encoding ABC transporter permease: MTGSTETAGRWGLVAQFPAPLGGRRFVRNKLAVGGLIVVVLFLLFCFVGPLLYSTDQTHTDLTQVNLPPSADHWLGTDAVGHDELGRLMYGGQVSLLVGLAAGLLATVIGTLWGAVAGYAGGWVDAVMMRVVDAGIAIPALFILLVVSAITTPDTVGLIVVLGLVSWLVPSRLVRAETLTLKNRDYVLTLRATGGTHGRAIARHILPGSVSTIVVAATFQVADAILLVAYVSYLGLGVQPPATDWGGMLSAGLTAAYSDRWWLIVPPGLAIILVVCAFNAIGDGLRDAFDVKGRG; this comes from the coding sequence GTGACGGGTAGTACTGAGACTGCGGGTCGGTGGGGGCTGGTCGCGCAGTTCCCCGCGCCCCTGGGGGGTCGACGCTTCGTTCGTAACAAGCTTGCCGTCGGGGGACTCATCGTCGTCGTGCTCTTCCTGTTGTTCTGCTTCGTCGGTCCGTTGCTCTACTCCACCGACCAGACCCACACCGACCTCACCCAGGTCAACCTCCCGCCCAGCGCTGATCATTGGCTCGGCACGGACGCCGTCGGGCACGACGAGCTCGGGCGGCTGATGTACGGCGGGCAGGTGTCGCTGCTCGTGGGGCTGGCGGCCGGGCTCCTCGCTACCGTGATCGGCACGCTGTGGGGTGCGGTCGCGGGGTATGCGGGCGGCTGGGTGGACGCGGTGATGATGCGGGTCGTGGACGCGGGGATCGCCATTCCGGCGCTGTTCATCCTGCTGGTGGTCTCGGCGATCACGACGCCGGACACGGTCGGTCTGATCGTCGTGCTCGGTCTGGTGTCCTGGCTGGTTCCGTCGCGGCTGGTGCGGGCGGAAACGCTCACGCTCAAGAACCGTGACTACGTGCTGACGCTGCGCGCGACCGGCGGTACGCACGGCCGGGCCATCGCCCGGCACATCCTGCCGGGCTCCGTGTCGACGATCGTCGTCGCGGCCACGTTCCAGGTCGCCGACGCGATCCTGCTCGTCGCGTATGTGTCGTATCTCGGCCTGGGCGTCCAGCCGCCGGCGACGGACTGGGGCGGCATGCTGTCGGCCGGTCTGACGGCGGCGTACTCGGACCGCTGGTGGCTGATCGTGCCGCCCGGCCTCGCGATCATCCTCGTCGTCTGCGCGTTCAACGCGATCGGTGACGGGCTGCGCGACGCCTTCGACGTGAAGGGACGCGGATGA
- a CDS encoding ABC transporter substrate-binding protein, which produces MTSTVKSSWSSMRHPRAAAVALAAVAALVAGCGSDSADESNPLTEDKADGNTVVVGSNNFAESILLADIYGEALKAKGIKVEYKPNIGSRETTYGLLKNGSITVLPEYNGSLLAYLDPKAQQASIEAVSAAVKSKLDSKLTLLEPSPAEDKDSVSVNAETAKKYNLTASSTLEDIKDVAPEMVIGGSPEFQTRQQGLLGLKDVYGLEFKSFKALDAGGPLTTAALKKNTVQAADIFTTDPNITKEKFVVLQDPKNLFGFANVTPLVYKSGLSEEGVAALNAVSAKLDTKTLLELDSQVQLENKDPLDVAKTWLKTAGLS; this is translated from the coding sequence GTGACTTCTACCGTGAAGAGCAGCTGGTCCAGCATGCGACACCCCCGCGCGGCCGCGGTCGCCCTCGCAGCAGTGGCGGCGCTCGTTGCCGGATGCGGCTCCGACTCCGCCGACGAATCCAACCCGCTGACGGAAGACAAGGCGGACGGCAACACGGTCGTCGTCGGGTCGAACAACTTCGCCGAGAGCATCCTGCTCGCCGACATCTACGGCGAGGCGCTCAAGGCCAAGGGCATCAAGGTCGAGTACAAGCCGAACATCGGCAGCCGTGAGACGACCTACGGCCTGCTCAAGAACGGTTCCATCACCGTCCTGCCCGAGTACAACGGCTCCCTGCTGGCGTACCTGGACCCGAAGGCGCAGCAGGCCTCCATCGAGGCCGTCAGCGCCGCGGTGAAGTCCAAGCTCGACTCCAAGCTGACGCTCCTCGAGCCCTCGCCCGCCGAGGACAAGGACTCCGTGTCGGTGAACGCGGAGACCGCCAAGAAGTACAACCTCACCGCGTCGTCCACCCTCGAGGACATCAAGGACGTCGCGCCCGAGATGGTCATCGGCGGCTCGCCCGAGTTCCAGACCCGCCAGCAGGGCCTGCTCGGCCTGAAGGACGTATACGGTCTGGAGTTCAAGTCCTTCAAGGCGCTCGACGCGGGCGGCCCGCTGACCACGGCGGCGCTGAAGAAGAACACCGTGCAGGCCGCGGACATCTTCACCACCGACCCGAACATCACCAAGGAGAAGTTCGTCGTCCTCCAGGACCCGAAGAACCTCTTCGGCTTCGCCAACGTGACGCCGCTCGTCTACAAGTCCGGCCTCTCCGAGGAGGGCGTCGCCGCCCTCAACGCGGTCTCCGCCAAGCTGGACACCAAGACCCTGCTGGAGTTGGACTCCCAGGTCCAGCTCGAGAACAAGGACCCGCTGGACGTCGCCAAGACCTGGCTGAAGACGGCCGGCCTGAGCTGA
- a CDS encoding ROK family transcriptional regulator: protein MPEKSVPHRRTATGGVSALAERVLELLASGQASTRTELAGLLGAAPSTISLTVGQLVAHGLVAEEGTRSSNGGRPQKVLRLGGSDGFAVAAELGGRHAHVGVVLPGGGLTDVSTVPFPTADGPESALPGLAGTLESLADRHGRHLLRGVGLSLPGPVDVVSGVVTLPSRMPGWNRFPVRSWLEDHFGVPAAIENDANCMAVGEHTVQPPERRQSIMVKTGTAIGAGVIADGRLYRGGSGAAGEITHVRVEAAHDIPCSCGNTGCLETVASGAALVRILRERGLDVDSTEDVVRLATDADPEATRAVRQAGRYLGMVLAANVNFFNPDAVYLGGILSTLEPFVAAVRSQLYEGCHPLVTEHLVIERASLGADAGLVGAGQFALQRALAHALHAVTGGHA from the coding sequence ATGCCTGAAAAAAGCGTGCCGCACCGCCGGACCGCCACGGGCGGCGTCTCCGCACTCGCCGAACGCGTCCTCGAACTGCTCGCCTCCGGGCAGGCGTCCACCCGCACCGAGCTGGCCGGACTGCTCGGCGCCGCCCCGTCGACGATCTCGCTCACCGTCGGCCAGCTCGTCGCCCACGGACTGGTCGCCGAGGAAGGCACCCGCTCCTCGAACGGCGGCCGCCCGCAGAAGGTGCTGCGCCTCGGCGGCAGCGACGGATTCGCGGTCGCCGCCGAACTCGGCGGCCGGCACGCCCATGTCGGCGTCGTCCTGCCCGGCGGCGGCCTCACCGACGTCTCCACCGTGCCCTTTCCCACGGCCGACGGCCCCGAGTCCGCGCTGCCCGGACTGGCCGGGACCCTCGAGTCCCTCGCCGACCGGCACGGACGGCACCTGCTGCGCGGCGTCGGCCTCTCCCTCCCCGGCCCGGTCGACGTCGTCTCCGGCGTGGTCACGCTCCCGTCCCGGATGCCCGGCTGGAACCGCTTCCCCGTCCGTTCCTGGCTGGAGGACCACTTCGGCGTCCCGGCCGCCATCGAGAACGACGCCAACTGCATGGCCGTCGGCGAGCACACCGTCCAGCCCCCGGAACGCCGCCAGTCGATCATGGTCAAGACCGGCACCGCGATCGGCGCGGGCGTCATCGCCGACGGCCGGCTCTACCGGGGCGGATCCGGCGCCGCGGGCGAGATCACCCACGTCCGGGTCGAGGCCGCCCACGACATCCCCTGCTCCTGCGGCAACACCGGCTGCCTGGAGACGGTCGCCTCGGGCGCCGCGCTGGTGCGCATCCTGCGCGAACGGGGCCTCGACGTCGACTCCACCGAGGACGTCGTACGGCTCGCCACCGACGCCGACCCCGAGGCGACACGCGCGGTCCGGCAGGCGGGCCGCTACCTCGGCATGGTGCTCGCCGCCAACGTCAACTTCTTCAACCCCGACGCGGTGTACCTCGGCGGCATCCTCTCCACGCTGGAACCGTTCGTCGCCGCCGTCCGCAGTCAGCTCTACGAGGGCTGCCATCCGCTGGTGACCGAGCACCTGGTCATCGAACGCGCCAGCCTCGGCGCCGACGCCGGCCTGGTCGGCGCCGGCCAGTTCGCACTCCAGCGGGCGCTCGCCCATGCGCTGCACGCGGTCACCGGCGGCCACGCGTGA
- a CDS encoding sensor histidine kinase has translation MSTNEVGLRRFADRWPFRRKLNVLVGVPLAVVAVLLAYLFTDQVGQARDAAAAARLVRDSAQVAELADRVNAEHQQAILLSVRFEATESGARPGLTAYRKAQAAVDQQVETVRDTFGDRLPDTEAQALKEINGLSSLRATIEQGYLPADNIDPAYTNAAKAVIDGLGLDRNPSLAATFTGNLLDSLLRADAAHSAFETSVFSARTGDSNALIEFIAAVGNYELYTHQAERFARFATEAQADELSGIEHNTAQAEIIRHYAELQIDPSGLQASSPAEIRAAFAQALDGYPDYRAQSETRLKITSSLIGQIADRADNASNDAWWNAAWLLGLALLGFALWLALSVAVRRSVVRPVQALTGAAQEVAEVAGRELARVADDDTEDDGPPLLRDIPVTARDEIGDLAEAFNHVQTTAAALLERQVLSRRNTAEMFGNVGRRVSNLTTRQLALIDAVERGETDPALLERLYSIDHIAVRLRRNADSLMLLAGIRETVLDAGPTTLTTVVRAALGQIEGFQRVRLDAHTDVMVEPDIIGDLTLMVAELLENAVSFSPAGSPVEVTLHTGDDGGASIVIADHGLGMSAERLAEENARLIRRERLDLVPTKVLGLFVVGTLARRWSVGITLTRTPGGGVTAEVAIPASLLLSMSRVAPAPATPAVQAASGPRPSTAAAPDDAAPLPRRVPKRAAAVTDDDKPVIPKPRDEDAADDAQASRPLRRRVRGATLRTTVGDTTAETARPAAPPADADAVRSALEEFEAAVEQANRDSANGPDPKTSQDQNHLPEGAEQ, from the coding sequence GTGTCCACGAACGAGGTGGGCCTAAGGCGCTTCGCCGACCGCTGGCCGTTCAGGCGCAAGCTCAACGTGCTGGTCGGCGTGCCGCTCGCCGTGGTCGCCGTACTGCTGGCGTATCTCTTCACCGACCAGGTCGGCCAGGCCCGGGACGCGGCCGCCGCGGCCCGGCTGGTGCGGGACAGCGCCCAGGTCGCGGAGCTGGCCGACCGGGTGAACGCCGAGCACCAGCAGGCGATCCTGCTGTCCGTGCGGTTCGAGGCCACCGAGTCCGGCGCCCGGCCCGGCCTCACCGCCTACCGCAAGGCGCAGGCCGCGGTGGACCAGCAGGTCGAGACGGTACGCGACACCTTCGGCGACCGGCTGCCGGACACCGAGGCGCAGGCCCTGAAGGAGATCAACGGCCTGTCCAGCCTGCGGGCGACGATCGAGCAGGGCTATCTGCCCGCCGACAACATCGACCCCGCCTACACCAACGCCGCCAAGGCCGTCATCGACGGCCTCGGACTCGACCGCAACCCGTCCCTCGCCGCCACCTTCACCGGCAATCTGCTGGACTCCCTGCTGCGCGCCGACGCCGCCCACAGCGCCTTCGAGACCAGCGTGTTCTCGGCGCGGACCGGTGACTCCAACGCGCTCATCGAGTTCATCGCCGCGGTCGGCAACTACGAGCTGTACACGCACCAGGCCGAGCGCTTCGCCCGGTTCGCCACCGAGGCGCAGGCCGACGAGCTGAGCGGCATCGAGCACAACACCGCCCAGGCCGAGATCATCCGGCACTACGCCGAGCTGCAGATCGACCCCAGCGGATTGCAGGCCAGTTCGCCGGCGGAGATCCGCGCCGCGTTCGCCCAGGCCCTCGACGGCTACCCCGACTACCGCGCGCAGTCCGAGACCCGGCTGAAGATCACCTCCTCGCTGATCGGCCAGATCGCCGACCGCGCCGACAACGCCTCCAACGACGCCTGGTGGAACGCCGCCTGGCTGCTGGGCCTCGCGCTGCTCGGCTTCGCGCTCTGGCTGGCCCTGTCCGTGGCGGTGCGCCGCTCGGTGGTCCGCCCGGTGCAGGCCCTCACCGGCGCCGCGCAGGAGGTCGCCGAGGTCGCCGGTCGCGAACTCGCCCGGGTCGCCGACGACGACACCGAGGACGACGGCCCGCCCCTGCTGCGGGACATCCCGGTCACCGCACGCGACGAGATCGGCGACCTCGCCGAGGCCTTCAACCACGTACAGACCACGGCCGCCGCGCTGCTGGAGCGCCAGGTGCTCAGCCGCCGCAACACCGCCGAGATGTTCGGCAACGTCGGCCGCCGGGTCAGCAACCTCACCACCCGCCAGCTGGCGCTCATCGACGCCGTCGAACGCGGCGAGACCGACCCGGCGCTGCTCGAACGCCTCTACTCCATCGACCACATCGCGGTCCGGCTGCGCCGCAACGCGGACAGCCTGATGCTGCTGGCCGGCATCCGCGAGACCGTCCTCGACGCGGGCCCCACCACGCTCACCACCGTCGTACGGGCCGCGCTCGGCCAGATCGAGGGCTTCCAGCGGGTACGGCTGGACGCGCACACCGATGTGATGGTGGAGCCCGACATCATCGGCGACCTCACGCTGATGGTGGCCGAACTCCTGGAGAACGCCGTGTCGTTCTCGCCGGCGGGCAGCCCGGTCGAGGTGACCCTGCACACCGGCGACGACGGCGGCGCGTCGATCGTGATCGCCGACCACGGCCTGGGCATGAGCGCCGAGCGGCTGGCCGAGGAGAACGCCCGGCTGATCCGCCGCGAGCGGCTCGACCTCGTCCCGACGAAGGTGCTCGGCCTGTTCGTGGTCGGTACGCTGGCCCGCCGCTGGTCGGTCGGCATCACGCTGACCCGGACGCCGGGCGGCGGCGTGACCGCCGAGGTGGCCATCCCGGCGTCGCTGCTGCTCTCGATGAGCCGGGTGGCTCCGGCGCCCGCGACGCCCGCCGTGCAGGCGGCGTCCGGCCCGCGCCCGTCCACCGCGGCGGCACCGGACGACGCCGCCCCCCTCCCCCGCCGGGTGCCCAAGCGGGCGGCGGCCGTCACCGACGACGACAAGCCCGTGATCCCCAAGCCACGCGACGAGGACGCGGCCGACGACGCCCAGGCCTCCCGCCCGCTCCGCCGCCGCGTCCGCGGCGCGACGCTCCGTACGACCGTCGGCGACACCACCGCCGAGACCGCCCGCCCCGCCGCACCCCCCGCCGACGCGGACGCCGTCCGCAGCGCGCTGGAGGAGTTCGAGGCGGCCGTGGAGCAGGCCAACCGGGACAGCGCGAACGGACCGGACCCGAAGACTTCGCAGGACCAGAACCACCTCCCGGAAGGAGCGGAGCAGTGA